A segment of the Promicromonospora sukumoe genome:
TTCGGCGCGAGCCTGATCGGCCTGGACAGCACCGGGCCGATCCTGTCGTTCCTGCCGATCATCCTGGTCGGCATCCTGTTCGGGCTCGCCATGGACTACCAGCTCTTCCTCGCCACCGGCATGCGCGAGGCGTACGTCCACGGCGACCCCGCCCGGCTCGCGGTCGCCCGCGGGTTCCGGGCGGGCCGCTCGGTCGTGATCGCCGCGGGCCTCATCATGGTCGCCGTCTTCGGCGGGTTCGTGTTCGCCGAGTCCGTGATGATCCGGTCGGTCGGCTTCGGCCTCGCGTTCGGCGTGCTGGTCGACGCGTTCGTCGTCCGCATGCTGCTCATGCCCGCGCTCATGCACCTGCTGGGCAACAGCGCGTGGTGGCTGCCCCGGTGGCTCGACCGCCTGCTGCCGGACGTCGACGTCGAGGGCGCCTCCCTGGAGCGTCAGCACCCCGTGCGGCGCTGACCGCCGGCCGGGGCTGACAGCCGGTCAGCCCCGGCGAACGACCTCCAGGCGCACCAGGCGCCGCCCCTGCACCTCCGTGACCACCAGGTCCACGTCGTCGATGCCGACCTGGTCGCCCGTCTCGGCCACGCGGCCCAGGCGGCTGACGACGTAGCCGGCGACCGTCTCGTAGGGGCCGTCGGCCAGCTCGACCCCGGTCTGCTCGGCGAACTCCTCGATGGTGATGCCGGCGTCCACGACGCTCGTCCCGTCGGCCGACGGCGGCTGGGCGCCGTCGAGCGCGTCGTGCTCGTCACGGATGTCGCCGACCATCTCCTCCACGAGGTCCTCCAGGGTGACGATCCCGTAGGTGCCGCCGTACTCGTCCACCACGACGGCCAGGTGGCGCCGCTCCCGGCGCATCTGCGACAGCGCGGGGATGAGGTGCGCCGTGGTCGGCAGGTAGAGCATCGAGCGCGTCAGCTCGCGCACCGGCGTCGTCCCGGACGCGCCGAACAGGTCCCGGACGTGCAGCACGCCGATCACGTCGTCGAAGTCGGTGCCGGTGACCGGGTAGCGCGAGTACGGGCTGACCTGCACGAGCTCCAGCACCTCGGACACCGTCAGGTCGCCCTCGATGAACGTGACCTCCCCGCGGGGGCGCATCACCTCGCTGACCGACCGGTCGGCGGCGTCGAAGACGTCCCGCAGGATGCGGCGCTCCTCCTCGGGCAGCCCCTCGTGGGCCACCACGGTGTCGCGCAGCTCCTCCTCGCTCATCTCCTCGGACGTGGCCCGCGGGTCGCCGCCCAGCACCCGGACCACAGCGTCGGTGGACACCGACAGCAGCCACACCACCGGGCGCATCAGGGTCGCGAACCGGTCCAGCGGCGGCCCCACGATCAGCGCGACGCTCTGGGAGCGCTGGAGCGCGAACCGCTTGGGCACCAGCTCGCCCAGGACGAGCGAGAGGTAGGCGATGACGAGCGTGAGCGCGATCAGCGAGATCGTCCCGGCGACGTCGGCCGGCAGCCCGATGCTCTCCAGCACGGGCACGAAGTCGGGGGCCAGGGTCGAGGCGCCGTAGGCCGCGGAGAAGAACCCCGCGACGGTCACGCCGATCTGCACGGCGGCGAGGAACCGGTTGGGGTCACGGGCCACCGCGGCGACGCGGGCGCCGCGCCCGCCCTTCGCCTCCAGGCGGCCGATCTGGCTCTCGCGCAACGAGACCAGAGCGATCTCCGTGCCGGCGAAGACTCCACCGACCAGGATGAACACCAGGACCAGTGCGACGTTGAGGATCGTGTCCTGATCCATCAGCCGCCCACCTCCCCGGTCCGGCTCGGGCGGTGGGCGCAGGGACTGTGTGCGTCATCCATGGCGACGAGTACATGAGGCGCGACGCCGCATGTCAAACCGGGGTGCTCAGCCGGCGGGCGTCTCACCGTTCCCGGTGGCCGGGCCGGGTGCGGACAGGCTCCGCCGTCCGACGACGAACCCGGCCGCACCGCCCAGCAGGAGCGCGCCGAGGCCCGCCAGCAGCGCCGTGGTCCCGGGCGCCAGGCCCGGGTTCGGGACGTAGGTCGTCTCCGACAGCGGCGCGTACGCGAACCAGCCGTAGGACACCGGCCGGGTCCCGGACCAGACGGCGGCCGCCAGCAGAGCCAGCCCCACGACGACGAGGGCCGCGAGGACAGCGCGCGTGGGGACCGGCCGGCGGGGCTCGGAGGGTGTGGGAGTGGTCATGCGGGACATCGTCCCGGGGTGCCGTGCCCGGGGCAAGCGTGATCCCGGCGAGGCGGGTCAGAGCATCCCGCGCTCCCGCGCCGTGGCCGCCGCCTCGGTC
Coding sequences within it:
- a CDS encoding hemolysin family protein yields the protein MDQDTILNVALVLVFILVGGVFAGTEIALVSLRESQIGRLEAKGGRGARVAAVARDPNRFLAAVQIGVTVAGFFSAAYGASTLAPDFVPVLESIGLPADVAGTISLIALTLVIAYLSLVLGELVPKRFALQRSQSVALIVGPPLDRFATLMRPVVWLLSVSTDAVVRVLGGDPRATSEEMSEEELRDTVVAHEGLPEEERRILRDVFDAADRSVSEVMRPRGEVTFIEGDLTVSEVLELVQVSPYSRYPVTGTDFDDVIGVLHVRDLFGASGTTPVRELTRSMLYLPTTAHLIPALSQMRRERRHLAVVVDEYGGTYGIVTLEDLVEEMVGDIRDEHDALDGAQPPSADGTSVVDAGITIEEFAEQTGVELADGPYETVAGYVVSRLGRVAETGDQVGIDDVDLVVTEVQGRRLVRLEVVRRG